In the genome of Misgurnus anguillicaudatus chromosome 11, ASM2758022v2, whole genome shotgun sequence, one region contains:
- the il22ra2 gene encoding interleukin-22 receptor subunit alpha-2 — protein MSTVTAPVIAWITLLCWADCSPILHQLDDLAPTEVEFHSLDFKNVLYWKQPHEAAQNLKYFVQHKVYGDKVWTNAEHCQGIKLLHCDLSQETSDPREWYYARVQSLSAEGHSSWVISSRFHPHWDTSFSPPKIQPSVTGQTIKVRIRPPRTPLQGPKGTKLRVTKLQKLLFRIYLMHNGVEEEVLETDSCSKELVMPRLRPKTTYCLQAMTVSPHTGRRSARSSSTCISTH, from the exons ATGTCTACTGTAACCGCACCTGTGATTGCATGGATAACCCTTCTCTGTTGGGCAGACT GTAGCCCCATATTGCACCAGCTGGATGACCTGGCACCTACTGAAGTGGAATTTCATTCTCTGGACTTCAAAAATGTCTTATACTGGAAACAGCCACATGAGGCTGCACAAAACCTGAAATACTTTGTTCAGCATAAAGT ATATGGAGATAAGGTGTGGACAAATGCTGAACATTGCCAAGGCATCAAGTTGCTTCATTGTGACCTGAGTCAGGAAACATCAGATCCTAGAGAATGGTACTACGCAAGAGTCCAATCTCTGTCTGCAGAGGGTCACTCATCATGGGTCATCAGCTCCAGGTTTCATCCTCACTGGGATA CCAGTTTTAGCCCACCGAAGATACAGCCCAGTGTGACAGGACAGACCATTAAGGTTCGGATCAGACCTCCGAGGACACCGCTGCAAGGACCAAAGGGCACTAAACTACGAGTGACCAAACTGCAGAAACTGCTATTTAGGATATACCTAATGCACAACGGTGTAGAAGAG GAAGTCCTTGAAACAGACAGTTGCTCCAAAGAGCTTGTGATGCCGAGGCTACGTCCAAAAACAACCTACTGCCTACAGGCTATGACCGTCAGCCCTCACACAGGCCGCAGAAGTGCACGGAGCTCCAGCACCTGCATCAGCACACATTGA